A portion of the Fragaria vesca subsp. vesca unplaced genomic scaffold, FraVesHawaii_1.0 scf0512992, whole genome shotgun sequence genome contains these proteins:
- the LOC101309414 gene encoding uncharacterized protein LOC101309414: protein MENVVVTVVKDVEKSCSSTSVVVDDCAEMIDENDYLGDAFKDGPQKFFLSDEWGSYLSHAGQKFESIVDFRDKLRKFAVQSGFHYVLSRNDSIYVNAVCANRDVDHCGWEVLGFVASINQCFYITRFNNVHTCRGMIRNHSHRQLGSKIVRTCIESTVCLNLGLKPREIMSNFKSTYGYEISYKVASRAKKRCVEKMYSSECDSFSMLSWFREAVLETNPGSSVVLEVDESTERFKRVFVAYAGQIQGFKFSLPVLYVDGAFEKSKYKGQILATTGRNGNKAFGDTVLQAFDLIFPGNPHFYCYHYLRYNLSRKYKNKGGEIVVADVLQKFFKVAYASTEKSFYFHLKNLRDEGGAAIIDEFIREIPLEHWCRAFFKGCRYGIMANGIAESFNNWIVAEHSLPPFAMLDQTRMKEMKMMSERSVESKSWTTKLTPKMEKRLKEQLDRSRVFRVIASHENVYEIRNDKYSYSVDLSTRTCSCVKWQINCFPCAHSLAAIQGARLDVYDFIDPYFTAEYYRMCYSFPIAPLSNVDAFCSSTEDFILPPVTKRPAGRPKSKRIASASEKKLIRCDRCNKMGHHNKKSYFSLL, encoded by the exons atgGAGAATGTAGTAGTGACAGTAGTCAAGGATGTCGAGAAAAGTTGTTCATCAACTAGTGTAGTGGTTGATGATTGTGCTGAGATGATAGATGAGAATGACTATCTAGGTGATGCTTTTAAGGATGGACCtcagaagttttttttgtcggATGAATGGGGTTCATATTTGTCACATGCTGGGCAGAAGTTTGAGAGCATTGTAGACTTTAGAGATAAACTGAGGAAGTTTGCTGTTCAAAGTGGTTTCCATTATGTGCTATCTAGGAATGATTCAATTTACGTTAATGCTGTTTGTGCAAATCGTGATGTTGACCACTGTGGCTGGGAAGTCCTTGGATTTGTTGCTTCTATTAATCAGTGCTTTTACATTACGCGGTTTAATAATGTTCATACATGCAGAGGTATGATAAGAAATCATTCTCATCGGCAATTAGGGTCTAAAATTGTTAGGACATGCATTGAGTCTACTGTTTGTCTGAATCTTGGTTTGAAGCCCCGTGAGatcatgagcaatttcaagtccacttatggttatgaaattAGTTATAAGGTTGCTTCAAGAGCAAAAAAAAGGTGTGTGGAAAAGATGTATAGCTCGGAATGTGATTCGTTTTCTATGTTAAGCTGGTTTAGGGAAGCTGTGTTGGAGACTAATCCGGGTTCTTCagttgttcttgaagttgatgAGAGTACCGAGAGGTTTAAAAGGGTTTTTGTAGCTTATGCCGGCCAAATTCAGGGTTTCAAGTTCAGCCTACCTGTTTTATATGTTGATGGTGCCTTTGAAAAGAGCAAATACAAGGGGCAGATTCTTGCTACAACTGgaagaaatggaaacaaag CCTTTggagatactgttttgcag GCATTTGATCTCATTTTTCCTGGTAATCCTCATTTTTACTGTTATCATTATTTGCGATACAACCTTAGTCGAAAGTATAAGAACAAAGGAGGGgaaattgttgttgctgatgtgTTACAAAAATTCTTTAAAGTGGCTTATGCATCGACTGAGAAGTCTTTCtactttcatttaaaaaatttgagagatGAGGGTGGGGCTGCTATTATTGATGAATTCATAAGGGAGATTCCATTGGAACATTGGTGCCGTGCTTTTTTTAAAGGTTGTCGGTATGGGATTATGGCAAATGGTATTGCTGAATCCTTTAATAACTGGATTGTTGCTGAGCATTCACTGCCCCCTTTCGCTATGTTAGatcaaacaagaatgaaagaaatgaagatgatgtcaGAAAGGAGTGTTGAGTCGAAATCTTGGACTACCAAGCTTACtcctaaaatggagaagaggctGAAAGAGCAGCTTGATAGGTCTCGTGTGTTCAGGGTGATTGCTTCCCATGAAAATGTTTATGAGATTAGGAATGATAAGTACTCCTATTCAGTGGACCTCTCTACTCGTACTTGTTCATGTGTTAAGTGGCAGATTAATTGCTTCCCATGCGCTCATTCACTTGCTGCTATACAAGGTGCAAGACTTGATGTGTATGATTTCATTGATCCTTATTTTACTGCTGAATACTATAGGATGTGTTATAGCTTTCCTATTGCACCTCTGAGTAACGTGGATGCCTTTTGTTCTTCCACTGAGGACTTTATACTACCTCCTGTTACAAAGAGGCCGGCTGGGAGGCCTAAATCAAAGAGGATAGCATCTGCTAGTGAGAAGAAGCTGATTCGATGCGATCGTTGTAATAAGATGGGCCATCATAACAAGAAGAGCT ATTTTTCTCTATTGTAA